The following are encoded in a window of Saccharothrix longispora genomic DNA:
- a CDS encoding aminotransferase class V-fold PLP-dependent enzyme produces the protein MREAFGTTFDVPLGYLNTAAVGVPPAPTAAAVADAVRRWSTGLDNGGTADPHVTTARRAFGRLVGVPGDRVASGASVSQLVALVAASVPPTTSVLVAKGDFTSLTFPFAAHDLRITEVDLDDVPAHAPRHDLVAVSVVQSADGRAVDLDALRAAGTPVLLDATQAVGWTPLDLGWADWVVAAGYKFLMAPRGCAWLACSPAALARTTPAAANWYAGDDPWTSVYGLPLRLAPDARRLDLSPVWLSQFGAAESLPYLAGLDLGEVREHAVGLANDLLTALDLPPTPSPIVSLGLPGAAEKLAAAGVRSSVRAGRVRLAFHLYNTAEDVDAVLAALR, from the coding sequence ATGCGCGAAGCCTTCGGAACGACCTTCGACGTCCCCCTCGGCTACCTGAACACCGCGGCGGTCGGCGTGCCGCCCGCCCCCACCGCGGCCGCCGTCGCCGACGCGGTGCGCCGCTGGTCCACCGGTCTGGACAACGGCGGCACGGCCGACCCGCACGTCACCACCGCCCGCCGCGCGTTCGGCCGCCTCGTCGGCGTCCCCGGCGACCGCGTCGCGTCCGGCGCCTCCGTGTCCCAGCTCGTCGCCCTGGTCGCCGCGAGCGTCCCGCCGACCACCTCGGTCCTCGTCGCGAAGGGCGACTTCACCAGCCTCACCTTCCCCTTCGCGGCCCACGACCTGCGGATCACCGAAGTCGACCTCGACGACGTCCCCGCCCACGCCCCCCGGCACGACCTGGTCGCGGTGAGCGTCGTCCAGTCCGCCGACGGCCGCGCCGTGGACCTCGACGCCCTCCGCGCGGCCGGCACCCCGGTCCTCCTCGACGCCACCCAGGCGGTCGGCTGGACCCCGCTCGACCTGGGGTGGGCCGACTGGGTCGTCGCCGCCGGCTACAAGTTCCTGATGGCCCCGCGCGGCTGCGCCTGGCTGGCCTGCTCGCCGGCCGCGCTGGCCCGCACCACCCCCGCCGCCGCCAACTGGTACGCGGGCGACGACCCCTGGACCTCGGTCTACGGCCTCCCGCTGCGCCTGGCCCCGGACGCCCGGCGGCTGGACCTGTCCCCGGTCTGGCTGTCCCAGTTCGGCGCCGCCGAGTCCCTGCCCTACCTGGCCGGGCTGGACCTCGGCGAGGTCCGCGAGCACGCCGTGGGCCTGGCGAACGACCTGCTCACGGCCCTCGACCTGCCCCCGACGCCCAGCCCGATCGTCTCCCTCGGCCTGCCCGGCGCGGCGGAGAAGCTGGCCGCCGCGGGCGTCCGCTCCAGCGTCCGGGCCGGTCGGGTCCGCCTCGCGTTCCACCTCTACAACACCGCCGAGGACGTCGACGCGGTGCTCGCGGCGCTCCGCTGA
- the nusA gene encoding transcription termination factor NusA, whose protein sequence is MNVDIAALRAIERDKDIPFDTVLEAIETALLTAYKHTDGHHSHSRVEIDRKTGVVRVLAQELNPDGSVAEEWDDTPEGFGRIAATTARQVILQRLRDAEHERTYGEFSAKEGEIIGGVVQRDARANARGMVVVQIGDTEGVLPPAEQVPGETYVHGSRIKCYVVGVSRGQRGPQITLSRTHPNLVRRLFALEVPEIADGTVVIPAVAREAGHRSKIAVRSSVPGVNAKGACIGPMGARVRNVMSELAGEKIDIIDHADDPATFVGNALSPAKVVSVTVLDERAKTARVVVPDFQLSLAIGKEGQNARLAARLTGWRIDIRSDADAGGAAPAGAATSGSAE, encoded by the coding sequence GTGAACGTCGACATCGCCGCTCTCAGGGCGATCGAACGGGACAAGGACATCCCCTTCGACACGGTCCTCGAAGCGATCGAAACCGCCCTGCTCACCGCCTACAAGCACACCGACGGGCACCACTCGCACTCGCGGGTCGAGATCGACCGCAAGACCGGCGTGGTGCGCGTGCTCGCCCAGGAGCTCAACCCGGACGGCTCGGTGGCCGAGGAGTGGGACGACACCCCCGAGGGGTTCGGCCGCATCGCCGCCACCACCGCCCGCCAGGTGATCCTCCAGCGCCTGCGCGACGCCGAGCACGAGCGCACCTACGGCGAGTTCTCCGCCAAGGAGGGCGAGATCATCGGCGGCGTCGTGCAGCGCGACGCCCGCGCGAACGCCCGGGGCATGGTCGTCGTCCAGATCGGCGACACCGAGGGCGTGCTGCCCCCGGCCGAGCAGGTGCCCGGCGAGACCTACGTCCACGGTTCGCGGATCAAGTGCTACGTCGTGGGCGTGTCCCGCGGCCAGCGCGGCCCGCAGATCACCCTCTCCCGCACCCACCCGAACCTCGTGCGCAGGCTGTTCGCGCTGGAGGTCCCGGAGATCGCGGACGGCACCGTGGTGATCCCCGCGGTGGCACGTGAGGCAGGTCACCGTTCGAAGATCGCGGTCCGCTCGTCGGTGCCCGGGGTCAACGCCAAGGGCGCCTGCATCGGCCCGATGGGCGCCCGTGTGCGCAACGTCATGAGCGAGCTGGCCGGTGAGAAGATCGACATCATCGACCACGCGGACGACCCGGCCACGTTCGTCGGGAATGCCCTGTCGCCTGCGAAGGTCGTGTCCGTCACGGTGCTCGACGAACGCGCCAAGACGGCGCGCGTCGTCGTGCCGGACTTCCAGCTCTCCCTCGCCATCGGCAAGGAGGGCCAGAACGCCCGGTTGGCCGCCCGGCTGACCGGTTGGCGCATCGACATCCGCTCCGACGCGGACGCCGGCGGGGCCGCTCCGGCGGGCGCGGCGACATCCGGTTCGGCCGAATAG
- the rimP gene encoding ribosome maturation factor RimP, producing the protein MSSPPRGELAAQLTPVVREAVEAIGFDLELLDVNQAGRRRLVKVVVDGDDGIGLDEVAQASRVVSAALDANEHLIAGPYTLEVTSPGADRPLTRPRHWKRNRLRLVKVKQPDRVEWFGRVGDADDTGVVLLVEGELRRVEYSTIERAAVEVEFKQPPVEELALLEGKHPKEESE; encoded by the coding sequence GTGTCCAGCCCGCCGCGCGGAGAACTCGCCGCGCAGCTAACCCCCGTCGTGCGGGAGGCGGTCGAGGCCATCGGCTTCGACCTCGAACTGCTCGACGTGAACCAGGCTGGGCGTCGCAGGCTGGTGAAGGTGGTCGTCGACGGCGACGACGGGATCGGCCTGGACGAGGTGGCTCAGGCGAGCCGCGTCGTGTCGGCCGCCCTCGACGCGAACGAACACCTCATCGCCGGCCCGTACACGCTTGAGGTCACCTCGCCGGGCGCCGACCGCCCGCTGACCAGGCCGCGCCACTGGAAGCGCAACCGGTTGCGCCTGGTGAAGGTCAAGCAGCCCGACCGGGTCGAGTGGTTCGGCCGCGTCGGTGACGCGGACGACACCGGGGTCGTGCTGCTGGTCGAGGGCGAGCTGCGCCGCGTCGAGTACTCGACGATCGAGCGCGCCGCCGTGGAAGTGGAGTTCAAGCAGCCGCCCGTCGAGGAGCTCGCGCTCCTGGAGGGCAAGCACCCGAAGGAGGAGTCGGAGTGA
- a CDS encoding YlxR family protein yields MVQRRGSVLTHIGPVRTCIGCRARTLPSELLRVVVVDGTVVPDTRRRLPGRGAWLHPDPGCLRNAEKRRAFPRAFRVQGPLDVEGLREHFEQYRQEVAGSPRDQQEARKQVDPS; encoded by the coding sequence GTGGTTCAACGTCGGGGATCGGTTCTCACGCACATCGGCCCGGTTCGTACGTGCATAGGATGCCGCGCTCGGACGTTGCCCTCCGAGCTGCTGCGCGTGGTGGTCGTGGACGGGACTGTGGTCCCGGACACGCGCCGACGGTTGCCGGGGCGGGGAGCATGGCTGCACCCCGATCCCGGTTGCCTGCGCAACGCAGAGAAGCGCCGGGCGTTCCCCAGGGCCTTCCGGGTCCAGGGTCCGCTCGACGTCGAAGGCTTGCGCGAACACTTCGAGCAGTACCGCCAGGAGGTCGCGGGATCGCCCCGTGACCAGCAGGAAGCAAGGAAGCAGGTCGACCCGTCATGA
- the infB gene encoding translation initiation factor IF-2 produces MAGKARVHELAKELGVTSKELLTKLADQGEYVKSASSTVEAPVARRLRDAYAKNDAKPKSSGARPAPPKPQVPASSGDAPRPGAPAGKPGPRPVPGPKPMAQKPPAPAPAAQAPAPAAQTPAAQAPAPTQQPKAPAAPAPTQQPKAPAAQAPAAPAPAQQQQQQQASRPAGPRPGPRPAPQQQPQQPAAAQNPPSVVPPRPQAPKPAGPRSPRPGNNPFGVGGGAPAPRPQAPRPQTPGGGRDERPSGPKPGDARPAGPRPGGSGGPGGPRPNPGNMPPRPNPGMMPGRPAPRPGGGGGGGRPGGGPGGGGGGRGPGGGGGRPGGGGGGGGFRGGPGGGGGGAGGGGFRPGGGGGGGGGFRPGGGGGAPAGGGGGGFRGRPGGGGPGGRGGAAGAFGRPGGPARRGRKSKRQKRQEYMDNMQAPSVGGVRLPKGSGETIRLPRGASLTDFADKINANPASLVQVLFHLGEMVTATQSVSDEILELLGSEMNYVVQVVSPEEEDRELLETFDITYGDDAGGEEDLQIRPPVVTVMGHVDHGKTRLLDTIRTAKVAEGEAGGITQHIGAYQVNTELEGNERLITFIDTPGHEAFTAMRARGANSTDIAVIVVAADDGVMPQTVEAINHAQAADAPIVVAVNKIDKEGANPAKIRQQLTEYGLVAEEYGGETMFVDISAKQGINIDGLLEAILLTADASLDLRANPEMEAQGVAIEAHLDRGRGPVATVLVQRGSLRVGDSIVAGAAYGRVRRMVDEHGEDVTVATPSRPVQVIGLTSVPGAGDTFLVVEEDRVARQIAERRQARNRNAMNAAKRKRVSLEDLDAALKETSALTLIIKGDNSGTVEALEDALMKIEVGDDVELRVIHRGVGGITEGDINLAVAGSAIVLGFNVRAEGKATELANREGVDVRYYTVIYQAIDEIEQALKGMLKPEYEEVQLGRAEVREVFKSSKVGTIAGCLVLSGEIRRNARARLLRDNNVVQENLPISSLRRFKDDATEVREGYECGLTLGNYADLKVGDVIETFEMREKPRA; encoded by the coding sequence GTGGCAGGCAAGGCCCGCGTGCATGAGCTCGCGAAAGAGCTCGGTGTCACGAGTAAAGAACTGCTGACCAAGCTCGCCGACCAGGGCGAGTACGTGAAGTCCGCGTCCAGCACCGTCGAGGCCCCGGTGGCCCGACGGCTGCGTGACGCCTACGCCAAGAACGACGCGAAGCCGAAGTCGTCCGGCGCCCGCCCGGCGCCGCCGAAGCCGCAGGTCCCCGCGTCGTCCGGTGACGCCCCGCGCCCCGGCGCGCCCGCCGGCAAGCCCGGCCCGCGCCCGGTGCCCGGTCCCAAGCCGATGGCCCAGAAGCCGCCGGCCCCGGCCCCCGCGGCCCAGGCCCCGGCCCCCGCGGCCCAGACCCCCGCGGCCCAGGCTCCGGCCCCGACCCAGCAGCCGAAGGCCCCCGCGGCCCCGGCCCCGACGCAGCAGCCGAAGGCCCCCGCGGCCCAGGCGCCCGCCGCGCCGGCTCCGGCCCAGCAGCAACAGCAGCAGCAGGCCTCCCGGCCCGCGGGTCCGCGTCCCGGCCCGCGCCCGGCGCCGCAGCAGCAGCCGCAGCAGCCCGCCGCGGCGCAGAACCCCCCGTCCGTGGTCCCGCCGCGCCCGCAGGCCCCCAAGCCCGCCGGCCCGCGGTCCCCGCGTCCGGGCAACAACCCGTTCGGTGTCGGCGGTGGCGCTCCCGCGCCGCGTCCGCAGGCCCCGCGCCCGCAGACCCCCGGTGGCGGTCGCGACGAGCGCCCGTCCGGCCCCAAGCCGGGTGACGCGCGTCCGGCCGGTCCGCGTCCGGGTGGCTCCGGCGGTCCCGGCGGCCCGCGCCCCAACCCCGGCAACATGCCGCCCAGGCCGAACCCGGGCATGATGCCCGGCCGTCCGGCCCCCCGCCCCGGTGGCGGTGGCGGCGGCGGTCGTCCCGGCGGCGGCCCCGGTGGTGGCGGTGGCGGTCGCGGTCCCGGTGGCGGTGGCGGTCGTCCCGGTGGCGGCGGTGGCGGCGGTGGCTTCCGCGGCGGTCCCGGTGGGGGCGGCGGCGGTGCCGGTGGCGGCGGTTTCCGTCCCGGTGGCGGCGGTGGCGGCGGTGGCGGTTTCCGCCCCGGCGGCGGCGGTGGCGCCCCGGCCGGTGGTGGCGGCGGTGGCTTCCGCGGTCGTCCCGGCGGCGGTGGCCCCGGTGGTCGCGGCGGTGCCGCGGGCGCCTTCGGCCGTCCCGGTGGTCCGGCGCGTCGCGGCCGCAAGTCGAAGCGGCAGAAGCGCCAGGAGTACATGGACAACATGCAGGCGCCGTCGGTCGGCGGCGTCCGCCTGCCCAAGGGCAGCGGCGAGACGATCCGCCTGCCCCGCGGCGCCTCGCTGACCGACTTCGCCGACAAGATCAACGCCAACCCGGCCTCGCTGGTGCAGGTGTTGTTCCACCTCGGTGAGATGGTCACCGCGACGCAGTCCGTGTCCGACGAGATCCTGGAGCTGCTCGGCTCCGAGATGAACTACGTCGTGCAGGTCGTGTCCCCCGAGGAGGAGGACCGCGAGCTGCTGGAGACGTTCGACATCACCTACGGCGACGACGCCGGTGGCGAGGAGGACCTCCAGATCCGCCCGCCGGTCGTCACCGTCATGGGTCACGTCGACCACGGCAAGACGCGACTGCTCGACACGATCCGCACCGCGAAGGTGGCCGAGGGCGAAGCGGGTGGCATCACCCAGCACATCGGCGCCTACCAGGTGAACACGGAGCTGGAGGGCAACGAGCGCCTCATCACCTTCATCGACACCCCGGGTCACGAGGCGTTCACCGCCATGCGTGCGCGTGGTGCGAACTCGACCGACATCGCGGTCATCGTGGTGGCGGCCGACGACGGCGTGATGCCGCAGACGGTGGAGGCGATCAACCACGCCCAGGCGGCCGACGCGCCGATCGTGGTCGCGGTCAACAAGATCGACAAGGAGGGGGCCAACCCCGCCAAGATCCGCCAGCAGCTCACCGAGTACGGGCTGGTCGCCGAGGAGTACGGCGGCGAGACCATGTTCGTGGACATCTCGGCGAAGCAGGGCATCAACATCGACGGCCTGCTGGAGGCGATCCTGCTGACCGCCGACGCCTCGCTCGACCTGCGCGCCAACCCCGAGATGGAGGCGCAGGGCGTCGCCATCGAGGCGCACCTCGACCGCGGTCGCGGTCCGGTCGCCACGGTGCTGGTGCAGCGCGGTTCGCTCCGCGTGGGCGACTCGATCGTGGCGGGCGCCGCCTACGGTCGCGTGCGCCGCATGGTCGACGAGCACGGCGAGGACGTCACCGTCGCGACCCCGTCGCGCCCGGTGCAGGTCATCGGCCTCACCTCGGTGCCCGGCGCCGGCGACACGTTCCTCGTGGTCGAGGAGGACCGGGTGGCCCGGCAGATCGCCGAGCGCCGCCAGGCCCGCAACCGCAACGCCATGAACGCGGCCAAGCGGAAGCGCGTCAGCCTGGAGGACCTGGACGCCGCGCTGAAGGAGACCAGCGCCCTCACCTTGATCATCAAGGGCGACAACTCCGGTACCGTCGAGGCACTGGAAGACGCGCTCATGAAGATCGAGGTCGGCGACGACGTCGAGCTGCGGGTCATCCACCGCGGCGTCGGCGGCATCACCGAGGGCGACATCAACCTCGCCGTCGCCGGTTCCGCCATCGTCCTGGGCTTCAACGTCCGGGCCGAGGGCAAGGCGACCGAACTCGCGAACCGCGAGGGCGTCGACGTCCGCTACTACACGGTGATCTACCAGGCGATCGACGAGATCGAGCAGGCCCTCAAGGGCATGCTCAAGCCGGAGTACGAAGAGGTCCAGCTGGGCCGCGCGGAGGTCCGCGAGGTCTTCAAGTCCTCCAAGGTCGGCACGATCGCCGGTTGTCTCGTGCTGTCGGGCGAGATCCGCCGCAACGCGCGGGCCCGCCTGCTGCGCGACAACAACGTCGTCCAGGAGAACCTGCCGATCAGCTCGCTGCGGCGGTTCAAGGACGACGCGACCGAGGTCCGCGAGGGCTACGAGTGCGGTCTGACGCTCGGCAACTACGCCGACCTGAAGGTCGGCGACGTCATCGAGACGTTCGAGATGCGCGAGAAGCCGCGCGCCTGA
- a CDS encoding YjbQ family protein, with protein sequence MRSEEIEVRTGSERVVHDLTRVCEEFLADVGGDGLLHVWVPHATAGLAVLETGAGSDDDLLAALEDLLPADGRWRHRHGTPGHGRDHVLPALVAPYATIPVLGGVLALGTWQSVCLVDTNVDNPVRTVRLSFLPG encoded by the coding sequence ATGCGCAGCGAAGAGATCGAGGTCCGCACCGGGTCCGAGCGGGTCGTCCACGACCTGACGCGGGTGTGCGAGGAGTTCCTGGCCGACGTCGGGGGCGACGGGCTGCTGCACGTGTGGGTGCCGCACGCCACCGCGGGCCTCGCCGTGCTGGAGACCGGGGCGGGCAGCGACGACGACCTGCTGGCCGCGCTGGAGGACCTGCTCCCCGCCGACGGCCGGTGGCGGCACCGGCACGGGACGCCCGGGCACGGCCGCGACCACGTGCTGCCCGCCCTCGTGGCGCCGTACGCGACCATCCCGGTGCTGGGCGGCGTGCTCGCGCTCGGCACGTGGCAGTCGGTGTGCCTGGTGGACACCAACGTCGACAACCCCGTGCGCACGGTGCGGCTGAGCTTCCTGCCGGGGTGA
- a CDS encoding DUF4442 domain-containing protein: MKASHLRRGMNLWPPFLFAGIRVVELSDDYRRAKVRLRMHRWNRNYVGTHFGGSLFAMTDPFWMLLVLHHLGREHLVWDKAGEIEFVAPGRGTVTAEFRLTDEHLDEIRSRTADGGKALVWFETDVVDATGAVVARTRKQVYARRKRRGNPVDADVPRTV, translated from the coding sequence GTGAAGGCATCGCACCTCCGCCGGGGCATGAACCTGTGGCCGCCGTTCCTGTTCGCCGGCATCCGCGTCGTGGAGCTGTCCGACGACTACCGCCGCGCCAAGGTCCGCCTGCGCATGCACCGGTGGAACCGCAACTACGTGGGCACCCACTTCGGCGGCTCGCTGTTCGCCATGACCGACCCGTTCTGGATGCTCCTCGTCCTGCACCACCTGGGCCGCGAGCACCTCGTCTGGGACAAGGCGGGCGAGATCGAGTTCGTCGCACCCGGCCGGGGCACCGTCACCGCCGAGTTCCGCCTCACCGACGAGCACCTCGACGAGATCCGCTCGCGGACCGCCGACGGCGGCAAGGCGCTGGTCTGGTTCGAGACCGACGTCGTCGACGCGACCGGCGCCGTCGTCGCCCGCACCCGCAAGCAGGTCTACGCCCGGCGCAAGCGGCGCGGGAACCCCGTGGACGCCGACGTGCCCCGGACCGTCTGA
- a CDS encoding ferritin-like domain-containing protein has translation MSVDAVQDALAAEHAAVWTYGLVSAFIEQQAAAVADGANAHRARRDTTERWLRDQGATPRPPAAAYLPPQPVDSAASAIAALIAVEADACAAWRGVLERTDDGALRRSALDALTVAAVRGTRWRKVAGVAPLSITMPGIAVG, from the coding sequence GTGAGCGTGGACGCGGTGCAGGACGCGTTGGCCGCCGAGCACGCGGCGGTGTGGACGTACGGGCTGGTCAGCGCGTTCATCGAGCAGCAGGCCGCGGCGGTGGCGGACGGCGCGAACGCGCACCGGGCCCGGCGGGACACCACCGAGCGGTGGCTGCGGGACCAGGGGGCGACGCCCCGCCCGCCCGCGGCGGCGTACCTGCCGCCGCAGCCGGTGGACAGCGCCGCGTCGGCCATCGCGGCGCTGATCGCGGTGGAGGCGGACGCGTGCGCGGCGTGGCGCGGGGTGCTGGAGCGGACCGACGACGGCGCGCTGCGGCGGTCGGCGCTGGACGCGCTGACGGTGGCCGCCGTGCGGGGCACCCGGTGGCGGAAGGTCGCCGGGGTCGCGCCGCTGTCGATCACGATGCCGGGGATCGCGGTCGGCTGA
- a CDS encoding SDR family NAD(P)-dependent oxidoreductase produces the protein MIHTAIVTGANQGIGAATAKALAARGVNVLVTFLRFAPAPDPSTPPEYFAARESNADHVVAAITEAGGRAHAVEADLADPLVPARLFDVAEHVFGPVDILVNNASSWVQDTFLAAETDQFGRVLRAVTPQTFDAQFAVDARAGALMISEFARRHIARGGNWGRIVGLTSGGPLGFPSEVTYGAAKAALDNYAMSAAAELWPHGITSNVVKPGVTDTGWVNDAVRAQHDVSQPEDVAGVVAFLCSDEAAKVTKNVITLH, from the coding sequence GTGATCCACACCGCGATCGTCACGGGCGCCAACCAGGGCATCGGCGCCGCCACGGCCAAGGCCCTCGCCGCCCGGGGCGTCAACGTCCTCGTCACGTTCCTGCGCTTCGCGCCCGCGCCGGACCCGAGCACCCCGCCCGAGTACTTCGCCGCCCGCGAGTCGAACGCCGACCACGTCGTCGCCGCCATCACCGAGGCGGGCGGCCGGGCCCACGCCGTCGAGGCCGACCTGGCCGACCCCCTCGTGCCCGCCCGGCTGTTCGACGTCGCCGAGCACGTCTTCGGGCCGGTCGACATCCTCGTCAACAACGCCTCCAGCTGGGTGCAGGACACGTTCCTGGCCGCCGAGACCGACCAGTTCGGCCGCGTGCTGCGCGCCGTGACGCCCCAGACGTTCGACGCGCAGTTCGCCGTGGACGCCCGCGCGGGCGCCCTGATGATCTCCGAGTTCGCCCGCCGGCACATCGCGCGCGGCGGCAACTGGGGCCGCATCGTCGGCCTCACCTCCGGCGGTCCCCTCGGGTTCCCGAGCGAGGTCACCTACGGCGCGGCCAAGGCGGCGCTCGACAACTACGCCATGTCCGCCGCCGCCGAGCTGTGGCCGCACGGCATCACGTCGAACGTCGTGAAGCCGGGCGTCACCGACACCGGCTGGGTCAACGACGCGGTGCGCGCGCAGCACGACGTCTCGCAGCCCGAGGACGTGGCCGGGGTCGTCGCCTTCCTCTGCTCCGACGAGGCGGCGAAAGTGACGAAGAACGTCATCACGCTGCACTGA